The window TCGGATTACGAATTCAAACAATTTATTCATGGTGATGTAATTACTGACTCGGAAAAAGATTTTGTCAAGGGCTGGATCCTTATGACAAAACAATCTAATGGCATTGGTGTTGGCCGCTATTCTGACAAAGTAATTAAAAATTTTTACCCAAAGGGTTTAAGAAAGACAATCCATGATCAACCAAGGTCATAAGGATCGATTTCTTTTAGTTGACTGATTTGTTCGCTCTTGGTGACCCCGTATGCTGCATATAGCAAAGGCAGCTGTTTTTGCCAGCTCTCAATTGTTTTTTCGAGTTTGTTTTGACTTAGTTGAAATAAGAAATAACCGGCAATACCGGCCATTTTTGCGCCAAGAGCCAGTGCATTAAAAACTTCTAAAGAATTTGTAATTCCACCGTTTGCAATAATTGGCAGACCGGTATTGGCTTGTTTTGCAAAACGAAGAGAATCGCTTGTGATGATACCAAGATTTGTATTACTGGTTAAAATGCTTTGAAATTCAGGGTCATCAATTTCTTCTTCTTGGTCCTGCTCGTTTTGATCTTCTTGATCAATTGTTTCCCAAAAGGATTGACGATTTCTCGTTTCTTCGATTCTGCCAAAATCTGTTCCGCCAGCACCTGCTACATTTATAGCGGCAGGATGCAGACCGGCTAAGTCGGCGACTGATTTTTTCGACATACCGAAACCGACTTCTTTAAGAATGACAGGGACATTGACCTGCTCAATGATATTACTTATATTTTTCTTCCAAGAGGTGAAGTCACGATCTCCTTCACTCATTGATAATTCTTGAACTGCATTTAGATGAATCTCCAACGCATTTGCATCGACAATTCTGATAGCTTCTTTAGCGTCTTCTACGGAATGTCCTGCTCCAATATTGGCAAAAATGAAACCATCGGGATTTTCTTCGCGAACAATTGAAAAACTTTTGACTGTTTTTTTTTTCGCTAATAGATATAGATTCTGACCCAACCGCCATTGCAAGATTGTATTTTTTAGCAATACCGGCCAACTTTTGGTTAATTACACCGGTTCTAAAGCTTCCACCGGTCATTGCTTCGATATAAAACGGCCATTGAAAATGATTTCCAAAAAGATTAACCGAATGGTTAACATCGTCAGCATTAACATTTGGTAAAACAGGACGATCTAAGCGAACAAATTGTAGTCCGCTTAAAGGCAACTTATGACGCCATTGCCAAATAACCAGACTTAAATGTTCGTCTTTACGATGCGCATGAGCCGATTCAATTTTTTTAGAGTTTTCTGTCACTTTTTATAGTATACGTGCAAATCAAGTGGAATAATTCCGGCCGCCTGCCAATTATTTTTAATTTGTTGACTAATTTTCGGGTCTTTTGTAAAAGCGATCACGTTATCACCGCCACCTGCACCGGAAATTTTGGCTTCAATACCGAACTTTTTTGCAATCGCAATTGCTTTAATCAGCTTGTCTGTTAAAACGCCACTCAACTTTTCAAGATTTTTTTCAGCCAAAAAAATTTGTTGACTAAATTTTTCAAAATTCTTTTCTTTAATCAAGTCAGCCATTTTTCTAACAATTATATCGGATTCCTTAACAAAGGAGGGAGATAATTGATTTTTTTCGACTAGTTCGCTGGTGATAGCCGGTTTTCCAGTCCAACCTACAATTAAGTTCCAATTTTCAGGGAAAATAATTCTCTCTGGAAAACTGCCGTTTTTATAGAGCAATAAACCGGAATAGGTTGAAGCTGCTATGTCGGCACCAGAATTTTGCGGCTGCGTTTGTCGCGATAAAATTAGTGCCTGCTGGAAAATATCTTGATTCGAAAGCGATGGATTTTTCAGCTTAGTCATTAAAACGGCGTAAGCGCCTGATGATCCTAGGCCGTATTTAACTCCCTTTTTGTTTACAAGCTCCGAATAATTCTCTGAAATAAATCGGTCAACCGAAAAAACAAGTGCTAAATGATTTGCGAGCGTTACGGCATATTCTCCCGCTAGCATCAATTTTCCCGGTATTTTTAATTCAGACATTTGATATGCCCCGACCGGGTCTTTGAATCAATATTTCGCCATAGTCTTTTAGTGAATTTATAATCTTTTCTTGATATTCCGAGTTGGTAATGACTTTAACGTTTGGACCGGCATCAACAGTTGCAAAGGCTAATGTTCCTTTTCTATAAAGTTCGTTAACTTTTGCGATAATTTGTCGAGTATTATCTGTGAAATAATCAAACGGTATTTTTGCGGTTCTGTTCAGTTCGTGCATTGATAAAGAATTATCTTCGGCAATTAAACCGATTTTTTCTAGATCATGATCTGAAATTGCTCTTAGCATTTCACTGATTTGGTTATCATTTTTTTTAAGCCAGTCGCTGTAATTCAAGGAAGTTTGGGCGAGCTGCATTCCTTCACTTGAAGATATTTTTTTAATCCTTTTGTCGGCCAAAATATCGATAACTCGAATATCGAAATCTACCGGGTTCAAAATTGATTCGGCAAAAGAGTCGTTGTTGTTTTGGCCTTTGTGCCAAATGGAAAAACCACCGAAAATTGATCTGCTGGCCGATCCAGATCCGATCCTGGCAATTTTTGAAAGTTCTCGATCATCTAATTCGAGGTCAAAAGCTTGACTGGCAGCTTTTGCCAAAGCTGCAAAAGCTGAAGCCGAAGAAGCCAATCCAGCTGATGTTGGCACATGATTTTCACTGATAACTTTTACAAAATTTTCATTGCCGCTCAAATTTCGAATAAAATTGATAATTTTGCTAATTCTTGGCCCTTCAATTTGTTTGCCATTAAGCTGGAAATAATCTTTTTTTAAAAATTGATCAATTTCGACGGCGGTTTCAGTATAAAAACGGTCTAGAGTAAGCCCAATTGAACTACTGGTCGGCAAATTCCAATTTAGGTCGCTTTTCCCCCAATACTTTATTAAAGCAATATTTGTATACGCACGAACTTTGCTCATTATATTTTCGAAATCCAACTCTCTGATGCTCCCGACTTGTTTAGGGCGTTTTTTATCTCTCTCGCTGTTTCTAATTTGTCGCTCAAAGCAACAATACTTCCGCCTAAACCGCCACCGGTTAATTTTGCCCCTAGTGCTCCATGTTTTAGTGCAATCTTTATTAAGCGTTCCAAATAAGGTGTCGAAACTCCTAATTTTGACAGTAAAAGCTGATTTTCATTCATTAACTGCCCAAAATCTTTTAAGTCGTCTGCGATAATTTCTTCTCTTCCTTTATCAGCAATTTCTCCCATTTTTTTCAAATAGCCGCCGTAGACAGCTGGATTTTTTTCATAATTGTCAGCAACCAATTGAACTGCTTGGGAGGTCAACCCGGCTGTCCCGGAATCAGCAATTACGATATATGCCTGGGTATCTAGTTTTAGGATGGTTGCATCTTTATTACTGTCGAAAAAAATCGGTCCTTCCGCCATGACGGCATAGGTGTCTCCTCCTGAAGACTTCCCATGATTTTTATTTTCGGCTATCTGAGCAAATTTAAAAACCTCTTCATCACTATACTGATAATCGAAATAATCGCAAAAAGCCTTTACAATTGAGACAGCATATGCTGCTGACGATCCAAGTCCTTTTTTAGAGGGTATATTTGATTTAACATGCAGTTTGAAAGTTAGATCGGGGCTTTCAAAGAAATTAAGCAATTCGACCAAGAGATTATAGATTCCGCTGAAACGGTAATTTAATTGGTACATTGAACCGGAAAAATTATCCGTTTCGATAACCGTTGTGTCAGAATCAATAATTTCCGCTTTATTCGTAAGACTTAATAAAGGTGCGATGATTGCCGGATATCCGTAGACAACCGAATGTTCTCCAAGAAGATGTGCTTTAGCGTGTGCTTGTCCAAAACCGAAATTCATAATATTAATTGTAGTAAAAAAGGTAAAATTTTGTAGATGGATGAAAATTCAACTTTTGCAATTGTGGATTTAGAAACGACTGCTCCATTCAAAGAGGGTGGCCATATTATTCAAATTGGTATTAGTTTTGTTAAAAATTGGAAAATAATCAATAATTTCCAGACAATGGTCAATCCCGGCGTTAAAATTCCTGAGCAAATCGTAGATTTAACCGGAATTAAAAACGAAGATGTTGAGAATGCGCCATATTTTGAAGATTTGGCCCAAATGATTCATGACCAATTGTCGGGAACTGTTTTTGTTGCGCACAACGTTCGTTATGATTTTCCTTATTTGAATGGCGAGTTTGCCCGAATAAAAATGCGCCGTTTGCGTTTGGAATACGTCGACACTGTTCAATTGGCGCAAATTGTTTTTCCAACGATGAACAGCTATAAATTGGATGAACTTGTTCAAAAACTGGGTATCAACTTGCCTAGACATCATCGAGCGGATCAGGATGCATCGGCCACAGCACAACTTTTTTTGAAAATTCACGAGCGTTTGCAGGAATTTCCACAAAATACTTTGGATAATTTAGTTCATAATTCGAAAAGCTTGCTTGGAAATACGGAAGCGATTTTCCATTTGTCTAAAGGAAAAAAGACTTTCGCCGGTGATCGATACGGTCCCTTTGATATTGCTCGATTAAGTGCAATAGAGAATGA of the Oenococcus sp. UCMA 16435 genome contains:
- a CDS encoding kinase, whose product is MSELKIPGKLMLAGEYAVTLANHLALVFSVDRFISENYSELVNKKGVKYGLGSSGAYAVLMTKLKNPSLSNQDIFQQALILSRQTQPQNSGADIAASTYSGLLLYKNGSFPERIIFPENWNLIVGWTGKPAITSELVEKNQLSPSFVKESDIIVRKMADLIKEKNFEKFSQQIFLAEKNLEKLSGVLTDKLIKAIAIAKKFGIEAKISGAGGGDNVIAFTKDPKISQQIKNNWQAAGIIPLDLHVYYKK
- the mvaD gene encoding diphosphomevalonate decarboxylase; this translates as MSKVRAYTNIALIKYWGKSDLNWNLPTSSSIGLTLDRFYTETAVEIDQFLKKDYFQLNGKQIEGPRISKIINFIRNLSGNENFVKVISENHVPTSAGLASSASAFAALAKAASQAFDLELDDRELSKIARIGSGSASRSIFGGFSIWHKGQNNNDSFAESILNPVDFDIRVIDILADKRIKKISSSEGMQLAQTSLNYSDWLKKNDNQISEMLRAISDHDLEKIGLIAEDNSLSMHELNRTAKIPFDYFTDNTRQIIAKVNELYRKGTLAFATVDAGPNVKVITNSEYQEKIINSLKDYGEILIQRPGRGISNV
- the mvk gene encoding mevalonate kinase, with protein sequence MNFGFGQAHAKAHLLGEHSVVYGYPAIIAPLLSLTNKAEIIDSDTTVIETDNFSGSMYQLNYRFSGIYNLLVELLNFFESPDLTFKLHVKSNIPSKKGLGSSAAYAVSIVKAFCDYFDYQYSDEEVFKFAQIAENKNHGKSSGGDTYAVMAEGPIFFDSNKDATILKLDTQAYIVIADSGTAGLTSQAVQLVADNYEKNPAVYGGYLKKMGEIADKGREEIIADDLKDFGQLMNENQLLLSKLGVSTPYLERLIKIALKHGALGAKLTGGGLGGSIVALSDKLETAREIKNALNKSGASESWISKI